In a single window of the Chondrocystis sp. NIES-4102 genome:
- a CDS encoding putative group 1 glycosyl transferase: MKIAIITSGFLPIIDGVTVSGLQRLIKLSKAGHQVILFCPDYSSLQADYPNWRDYTGNILPGVKVINLASGSFVGLEYEPNVTIQSYSTVLEQLKEFKPDIIHVDEPERLFVGFWRIAGLDYAKQAGIPCVSFFRTNFLDYLEDYFPLPQPILAAIKFLVQKLIVWVYNSYDLTLVTSKVTYPEVIKMGIRNAKHSNLVGFDSCAGYQPSVRQTDFFQAKYGLAKVDQLIKIVFLGRLYPDKGWNFTLEAFKTVSQQTDLTKVAIIIAGDGPMRSQIARELGNVAPNVYFLGRVDPQEVPPLLVNCDLHVTTSEKETRGLTVLEAFAAGIPVIAPNSGGVVENIQPDTNGLLYIPGDDLDFTIKLKKLIENPALRKEMGDRARLSVQEYSWDKSVQNLINIWQQAIEERISLTNQQLVIDQPSTIN, translated from the coding sequence ATGAAAATTGCCATTATTACTTCTGGCTTCTTACCAATTATTGATGGTGTTACCGTCAGTGGACTACAAAGATTAATCAAGTTAAGCAAAGCAGGACATCAAGTTATACTCTTTTGTCCAGATTACAGTAGTTTACAAGCAGATTATCCTAATTGGCGAGATTATACAGGCAATATTTTACCTGGAGTTAAAGTAATAAATTTAGCTAGTGGGTCTTTTGTCGGCTTAGAATATGAACCAAATGTGACTATACAGTCGTATTCCACGGTTTTAGAACAATTAAAAGAATTTAAACCTGATATTATTCATGTAGATGAGCCTGAACGGCTTTTTGTGGGTTTTTGGCGTATTGCTGGCTTAGATTATGCCAAACAAGCGGGTATTCCCTGTGTTAGTTTTTTTCGTACTAATTTTTTAGATTATTTAGAAGATTATTTTCCTTTACCTCAACCTATATTGGCAGCAATAAAGTTTTTAGTGCAAAAATTAATTGTCTGGGTTTACAACTCCTATGATTTAACTTTAGTCACTAGTAAAGTTACTTACCCTGAAGTTATCAAAATGGGTATTCGTAATGCTAAACACAGTAATTTAGTTGGGTTTGATAGTTGTGCAGGTTATCAACCTAGTGTACGTCAGACAGATTTTTTTCAAGCAAAATATGGACTTGCCAAAGTAGATCAATTAATAAAAATAGTATTTTTAGGTCGTTTATATCCTGATAAAGGTTGGAATTTTACCCTCGAAGCCTTTAAAACCGTATCCCAGCAAACAGATCTTACCAAGGTAGCAATTATAATTGCAGGGGACGGTCCAATGCGATCGCAGATAGCTAGGGAATTGGGTAATGTTGCGCCTAATGTTTATTTTCTAGGTAGAGTTGATCCTCAAGAAGTCCCACCCTTATTAGTAAATTGTGATTTACACGTTACAACATCAGAAAAAGAAACTAGGGGCTTAACGGTATTAGAAGCATTTGCAGCAGGAATTCCCGTAATTGCCCCCAATTCAGGCGGAGTAGTGGAGAATATACAACCTGATACTAATGGGTTACTGTATATCCCTGGTGATGACCTAGATTTTACAATTAAACTCAAAAAACTTATTGAAAATCCAGCTTTAAGAAAGGAGATGGGCGATCGCGCTCGTTTATCTGTGCAAGAATATAGTTGGGATAAGAGTGTACAAAATTTAATTAATATTTGGCAACAAGCTATTGAAGAAAGAATATCACTAACCAATCAACAGTTAGTAATAGATCAACCATCAACCATTAATTAA
- a CDS encoding endonuclease/exonuclease/phosphatase has translation MSHKKRRISYYLFSSLTILSLGLSLAGYLGRINLYLEFTSGYKLQFLLLGLCCLIYFALTRIKLWLAISLFGVLLNLAEILPWYMNQPQINNNNDYQPLKVISYNVLWDNKNYAQALSFINKEKPDIAIFQEAIEPWAKNLSVLKANYPYHIEAKKLEIEVYSKLPLINTAIKLYGTYRGLVISDLKINQYRQIKLIATHAYPQLYYGKEGWQIRNKHLEKGIGEYVKNLKQSVIIAGDLNVSMWSPFYHSLIKQSGLHNARQGFGILPTQSGINPQLAIFSAPIDHCLISSDIKVENFRLGKHLGSDHLPIIVELLVPI, from the coding sequence ATGTCTCATAAAAAGAGAAGGATTAGTTATTACTTATTTAGCAGTTTGACTATTTTATCGTTAGGTTTATCTTTAGCTGGATATTTAGGCAGGATAAATTTATATTTAGAATTTACATCAGGATATAAATTACAATTTTTGTTGTTAGGGTTGTGTTGTCTTATATATTTTGCCTTAACTCGTATAAAACTGTGGCTAGCTATTAGTTTGTTTGGCGTTTTGCTTAATTTGGCTGAGATTCTCCCTTGGTATATGAATCAACCGCAAATTAATAATAATAATGACTATCAACCATTAAAAGTAATTTCCTATAATGTCCTGTGGGATAATAAAAACTACGCACAAGCACTCTCTTTTATCAATAAAGAAAAACCTGATATTGCTATCTTTCAAGAAGCTATAGAACCTTGGGCAAAAAATTTATCTGTCTTAAAAGCTAACTATCCTTATCATATAGAAGCAAAAAAATTAGAGATTGAAGTTTATAGTAAATTACCTTTAATTAATACCGCAATAAAACTCTATGGAACTTACCGAGGATTAGTAATTTCTGATTTAAAAATTAATCAATATCGCCAAATAAAATTAATAGCAACTCATGCTTATCCTCAATTATATTACGGTAAAGAAGGTTGGCAAATACGTAATAAACATTTAGAAAAAGGTATCGGCGAATATGTCAAGAATTTAAAACAATCAGTAATAATTGCAGGAGATTTAAATGTGTCCATGTGGTCACCATTTTATCATTCCTTAATTAAACAATCTGGTTTACATAATGCTCGTCAAGGTTTTGGTATTCTACCTACCCAGTCGGGAATTAATCCTCAACTGGCGATTTTCTCCGCCCCTATAGATCACTGCTTAATAAGTTCTGATATTAAGGTGGAAAACTTTAGGTTAGGAAAACATTTAGGTTCAGATCATCTACCTATTATTGTTGAATTACTTGTTCCTATTTAA
- the ppiB gene encoding peptidyl-prolyl cis-trans isomerase B, with the protein MLGGCATSANVSQSSSSSDNLTSNQSQAIAENNQIMNQNLPQLQGMAKVELQVNGSPIIIEINGTEAPFTAGNFVDLVSQGVYDGLVFHRVIPGFVAQGGDPQGKDPNFRGQLGTGGFVDPQTGSERRIPLEIKVTGSDQPTYSKAKLGGSVVLKHDRGVIAMARSAMPDSASSQFYIALEDLPSLDGDYAVFGKVVEGMDVVDKIKQGDRITSAKVTEGIENLKQP; encoded by the coding sequence ATGTTGGGAGGATGTGCCACATCAGCAAATGTTTCCCAATCATCGTCATCTTCTGATAATCTGACAAGTAACCAATCACAAGCGATCGCCGAAAATAACCAAATTATGAATCAGAATTTACCCCAATTACAAGGGATGGCGAAAGTCGAATTACAAGTAAACGGCTCTCCCATTATTATCGAAATCAATGGTACGGAAGCTCCTTTTACAGCAGGGAACTTTGTAGATTTAGTTAGCCAAGGTGTTTACGACGGCTTAGTATTCCATCGTGTTATTCCTGGATTTGTAGCCCAAGGTGGTGATCCTCAAGGAAAAGATCCAAATTTTAGAGGACAATTAGGTACGGGTGGCTTTGTCGATCCTCAAACAGGTTCAGAGCGTCGTATTCCTTTGGAAATTAAAGTAACAGGAAGTGATCAACCAACCTATAGTAAAGCTAAACTTGGTGGATCAGTGGTGCTAAAACACGATCGCGGAGTTATTGCGATGGCTCGCTCGGCTATGCCAGATTCTGCTTCTTCACAGTTTTATATTGCTTTAGAAGATTTGCCTTCTTTAGATGGTGATTATGCAGTTTTTGGTAAAGTTGTTGAAGGGATGGACGTAGTAGATAAAATCAAACAAGGCGATCGCATTACCTCGGCTAAAGTTACCGAAGGCATAGAAAACTTAAAACAACCCTAA
- a CDS encoding beta-ketoacyl synthase, protein MDVVVTGIGLISCLGSLTQTWSNILQGKSGISLHSPFRAVGAYPLGLIKTQPSKIEALTQAILLDTLKDAGLKPPLDQCGVVIGSSRSNQATWEELATQKPSNIPTWITTLPHQSAIATAQYIQTSAPVLAPMAACATAIWALARGYELIKTGQCQRVIVGAVEAPITPLTLAAFERMGALATTGCYPFDLKREGLVLGEGGAMFVLETAALATRRQAKIYGRILGFGLTCDAHHVSAPQTVNGSAARAIKDSLLRSNLVPSDIDYIHVHGTSTIINDRHEAQLIKQIFSPQIPISSTKGATGHTLGASAALGTALTLMALKQGYLPPTIGLTNSEFNLNIITHPQKVKINQALCFSFGFGGQNAVISLGSSRKNN, encoded by the coding sequence ATGGACGTTGTAGTTACTGGGATAGGCTTAATCTCCTGTCTCGGTTCACTTACTCAAACTTGGTCGAATATTTTGCAGGGAAAGTCAGGAATTAGCTTACATTCACCCTTTCGGGCAGTTGGGGCTTACCCTTTAGGATTAATTAAAACTCAACCAAGTAAAATAGAAGCTTTAACTCAAGCAATATTACTCGACACTTTAAAAGATGCTGGATTAAAACCACCTTTAGATCAATGTGGTGTAGTAATCGGCTCAAGTAGATCCAATCAAGCAACTTGGGAAGAATTAGCCACTCAAAAACCCTCAAATATTCCCACCTGGATAACAACATTACCTCATCAAAGCGCGATCGCCACCGCTCAGTACATACAAACTTCCGCCCCAGTTTTAGCCCCAATGGCAGCTTGTGCTACAGCAATTTGGGCATTAGCTAGAGGATACGAACTAATCAAAACAGGTCAATGTCAAAGGGTTATCGTAGGTGCAGTGGAAGCCCCCATTACCCCATTAACTTTAGCTGCTTTTGAACGCATGGGAGCTTTAGCAACTACAGGCTGTTATCCTTTTGATCTCAAGCGAGAAGGCTTAGTTTTGGGGGAGGGAGGAGCAATGTTTGTCCTAGAAACAGCAGCATTAGCTACCCGTCGCCAAGCAAAAATTTATGGCAGAATTCTAGGCTTTGGCTTAACCTGTGATGCTCATCATGTTAGTGCGCCTCAAACAGTTAATGGTAGTGCAGCTAGGGCAATTAAAGACTCCTTATTACGTAGTAATTTAGTACCATCAGACATAGATTATATTCATGTTCACGGTACGAGTACAATAATCAACGATCGCCATGAAGCTCAACTAATTAAACAAATATTTTCCCCACAAATCCCCATCAGTTCGACTAAAGGAGCAACAGGGCATACCTTGGGCGCATCAGCAGCTTTAGGTACAGCTTTAACCTTAATGGCACTTAAACAAGGATATCTACCCCCTACTATAGGGTTAACAAATTCAGAATTTAATTTAAATATCATTACCCACCCTCAAAAAGTAAAAATAAACCAGGCTTTATGTTTTAGTTTTGGCTTTGGGGGTCAAAATGCTGTAATTAGCTTAGGTAGTTCGAGAAAGAATAATTGA
- a CDS encoding polypeptide deformylase — MNTVIAVEKKKLDKPPLDIHYLGDRVLRQPAKRVAKVDDEIRKIVKEMLQTMYSADGIGLAAPQVGIHKQIIVIDIYLDKPDKAPLVLINPKIIKFGKTLCNSEEGCLSIPGVYLDVSRPDEIEVSYKNEQGKPSTIKATGLLSRAIQHEMDHLNGVMFVDRVENSLALNEELHKKGFAVSAVKPVKK, encoded by the coding sequence ATGAATACTGTTATTGCGGTTGAGAAAAAAAAATTAGATAAACCACCATTAGATATTCACTATTTAGGCGATCGCGTTTTACGTCAACCAGCTAAAAGGGTAGCCAAAGTTGATGATGAGATCCGCAAAATCGTTAAAGAAATGCTACAAACCATGTATAGTGCCGATGGTATTGGTTTAGCAGCCCCTCAAGTAGGTATTCATAAGCAAATTATTGTAATAGATATTTATCTAGATAAGCCCGATAAAGCTCCTTTGGTTTTAATTAACCCTAAAATTATCAAATTTGGTAAAACCCTGTGCAATAGCGAAGAAGGGTGTCTTAGTATACCTGGGGTGTATTTAGATGTATCTCGCCCTGACGAAATTGAAGTATCTTATAAAAATGAACAGGGCAAACCAAGTACTATAAAAGCTACAGGTTTATTATCCCGTGCTATTCAACATGAAATGGATCATCTAAATGGTGTTATGTTTGTAGATCGGGTGGAAAATAGCCTGGCTCTTAATGAAGAGTTACACAAAAAAGGTTTTGCTGTTAGCGCAGTTAAGCCAGTTAAAAAATAA
- a CDS encoding UDP-N-acetyl-D-mannosaminuronic acid transferase — protein MDIVDFLNVSIHNTTTVELLEDLNQNGGIVVTPNVDHLVKIQSDRELLKAYYHSNYRVCDSKILQYISYFLGNPIKEKISGSDLFPAFYEYNKYNEDVKVFLLGAKEGVAQQALTNINQKVGREIIVAAHSPSFGFENNERECQEIIERINYSDATVLAVGVGAPKQEKWIAKYCSQLPKIKIFLAIGATIDFEAGNVARSPKVMSDMGLEWLYRLASEPTRLWKRYLVDSLPLFWLVGQQKLNNYKFSPYLQTQYLPLGEILQQAGLLSPQNIRQVLKIQQQQRNYRFGEILIQQGYLPAETINFFINDLPRLVQTDNKLRLGDYLNYAGLLQQEQINEILHQQSLTHRKFGEIITQKGWVKPKTLDWFVNLQNG, from the coding sequence ATGGATATCGTCGATTTTCTAAATGTTTCAATTCACAATACTACTACTGTTGAATTACTAGAAGATTTAAATCAAAATGGCGGAATAGTGGTTACTCCCAACGTTGATCATCTAGTAAAAATCCAAAGCGATCGCGAATTATTGAAGGCTTATTATCATTCAAATTATCGGGTTTGTGATAGTAAAATCTTACAGTATATTTCGTATTTTCTTGGTAATCCTATTAAAGAAAAAATATCTGGTTCTGATTTGTTTCCTGCTTTTTATGAATATAATAAATATAATGAAGATGTCAAAGTTTTTCTTCTAGGTGCTAAAGAAGGTGTGGCACAACAAGCATTAACTAATATTAATCAAAAAGTCGGCAGAGAGATTATCGTTGCAGCCCACTCTCCCTCTTTTGGATTTGAAAATAATGAGCGTGAGTGTCAAGAAATTATTGAAAGGATTAATTATTCTGATGCTACAGTCTTAGCTGTCGGTGTTGGCGCACCAAAACAAGAAAAGTGGATAGCTAAATATTGCTCACAATTGCCTAAAATTAAGATATTTCTAGCTATTGGAGCAACTATTGATTTTGAAGCAGGTAATGTGGCGCGATCGCCTAAAGTAATGAGCGATATGGGGTTAGAATGGTTATATCGTCTGGCTTCTGAACCTACAAGACTTTGGAAACGTTATTTAGTTGATAGTTTGCCTTTATTTTGGCTCGTAGGTCAACAAAAGCTGAATAATTATAAGTTTTCTCCCTATCTGCAAACGCAATATTTACCTTTGGGAGAAATTTTACAACAAGCGGGTTTATTATCACCCCAAAATATCAGACAAGTTTTAAAAATTCAACAGCAACAACGCAATTACCGTTTTGGAGAAATTTTAATTCAACAAGGATATTTACCCGCCGAAACTATTAATTTTTTTATTAATGATTTGCCTAGATTGGTTCAAACTGACAATAAATTACGCTTGGGTGATTATCTAAATTATGCAGGATTACTCCAACAAGAACAAATTAACGAAATTTTGCATCAACAATCTTTAACCCATCGTAAATTCGGTGAAATTATTACCCAAAAAGGCTGGGTAAAACCTAAAACTCTTGATTGGTTTGTTAATTTACAAAATGGTTAA
- the ino1 gene encoding myo-inositol-1-phosphate synthase, giving the protein MGSIKIAIVGMGNCASSLIQGIEYYKGKQASDAIGLMHWDIGGYKPYDLQVVAAFDIDQRKVGKDVAEAIFAPPNCTTVFCDRVPATGVKVEMGAILDGVAPHMKDADEKYTFILSDRPEQSKAEIVKILQQSQAEVLINYLPVGSQEAVEFYAECALDAGVGFVNCIPVFIASKPLWADKFKRYNIPIIGDDIKSQFGATITHRTLVDLCKKRGVKVERTYQLNTGGNTDFRNMLDRSRLDSKKESKTEAVQGVIAKRLEYEDIHVGPSDYVPWQKDNKVAFIRIEGKLFGDVPMNLEMRLSVEDSPNSAGVVIDAIRCCKLALDRGMGGILTAPSAYFMKHPPQQFTDEEAYQMTEAFISQQ; this is encoded by the coding sequence GTGGGGAGCATAAAAATTGCAATTGTAGGTATGGGTAACTGTGCCAGTTCACTCATCCAAGGAATTGAATATTATAAGGGCAAACAAGCATCGGACGCTATAGGCTTAATGCATTGGGATATCGGAGGTTATAAACCCTACGATCTTCAAGTAGTGGCTGCTTTTGATATTGACCAACGTAAGGTAGGAAAAGATGTTGCTGAGGCAATTTTTGCTCCTCCTAATTGTACAACGGTTTTTTGCGATCGCGTCCCTGCTACAGGGGTAAAAGTTGAAATGGGAGCAATTTTAGATGGGGTTGCCCCTCATATGAAAGATGCTGATGAGAAATATACTTTTATCCTCAGCGATCGCCCAGAGCAATCGAAGGCGGAAATTGTCAAGATTCTGCAACAATCACAGGCAGAAGTGTTAATTAATTATTTACCCGTAGGTTCACAAGAAGCGGTTGAGTTTTATGCTGAATGTGCTTTAGATGCAGGAGTAGGTTTTGTCAATTGTATTCCTGTCTTTATTGCCAGCAAACCTTTATGGGCAGATAAGTTTAAGCGTTATAATATTCCAATTATTGGCGATGATATTAAATCGCAATTTGGGGCGACTATTACCCATAGAACTTTAGTAGATCTTTGTAAAAAGCGCGGTGTTAAGGTTGAGCGAACTTATCAATTGAATACTGGCGGTAATACTGATTTTCGTAATATGCTTGATCGCTCTCGTTTAGATTCTAAGAAAGAGTCTAAAACTGAAGCAGTACAGGGAGTCATTGCTAAACGTTTAGAATATGAAGATATTCATGTAGGGCCTAGCGACTATGTGCCTTGGCAAAAAGATAATAAAGTAGCTTTTATCCGTATTGAAGGTAAATTGTTTGGCGATGTGCCAATGAATTTGGAAATGAGGCTTTCTGTTGAAGACTCTCCTAATTCGGCAGGAGTGGTAATTGATGCTATTCGTTGTTGTAAATTAGCATTAGATCGTGGAATGGGTGGTATTTTAACTGCTCCTTCTGCTTACTTTATGAAACATCCGCCTCAACAATTTACCGATGAGGAAGCTTATCAGATGACGGAAGCTTTTATTAGTCAACAGTAA
- a CDS encoding photosystem I assembly Ycf4, which yields MAIDQTTKQILRQDVLGSRRFSNFLWAIIVTIGGIGFLLAGLSSYFKTNLLIVSDPSGLQFIPQGVALTFYGVAGSLLATYLWLLVTWNVGGGYNEFNKETGKATIYRWGYPGKNRRVEVNFPLTEVQSVRAEIRDGLSPKRALYLRSQKRRDIPLTRAGEPIALATLENQGAELARFLEVPLEGL from the coding sequence ATGGCAATCGATCAAACTACCAAACAGATTCTGCGACAAGATGTATTAGGTTCTCGCAGATTTAGTAACTTTTTATGGGCAATTATCGTCACTATTGGGGGAATAGGGTTTCTTTTGGCTGGCTTATCCAGTTATTTTAAAACCAACTTGTTAATAGTCTCCGATCCTAGTGGGTTACAGTTCATTCCCCAGGGAGTCGCCTTGACTTTTTATGGGGTTGCAGGTTCGCTGTTAGCAACTTACCTCTGGTTATTAGTTACCTGGAATGTGGGCGGAGGTTACAACGAGTTTAATAAGGAAACAGGCAAAGCAACAATATATCGTTGGGGATATCCAGGTAAAAATCGTCGGGTAGAAGTAAATTTTCCACTCACCGAAGTTCAATCTGTCAGAGCCGAAATTAGAGATGGGTTAAGTCCTAAAAGAGCTTTATATTTACGCTCCCAAAAAAGACGAGATATTCCTCTTACTCGCGCTGGTGAACCTATTGCTTTAGCTACTTTGGAAAACCAAGGAGCAGAACTAGCTCGATTTCTAGAAGTACCTTTAGAAGGGTTATAA
- a CDS encoding HNH endonuclease produces the protein MSKTPRINIPKSVKDYVLQRNNYQCQSCGKQTTAAQLNIDHIIPLAKGGTNDISNLQVLCSRCNQKKKHHFDARFQRYYN, from the coding sequence ATGTCTAAGACACCAAGAATTAATATTCCTAAATCCGTTAAAGACTATGTTTTGCAGCGCAATAATTATCAGTGCCAAAGTTGCGGGAAACAAACTACAGCAGCACAATTAAATATAGATCATATTATCCCCTTGGCAAAAGGTGGAACAAACGACATCAGTAATTTACAAGTTTTATGTAGTCGCTGTAATCAAAAGAAAAAACATCATTTTGATGCGCGTTTTCAGCGTTACTATAATTAA
- a CDS encoding magnesium-protoporphyrin IX monomethyl ester aerobic oxidative cyclase — protein MVDSLKKPQFEEVRPGVKTPAQETILTPRFYTTDFDEMAKMDISINEDELRAILEEFRIDYNRHHFVRDEQFQQSWDNISGETRQVFIEFLERSCTAEFSGFLLYKELGRRLKDKSPLLAEIFNLMSRDEARHAGFLNKALSDFNLSLDLGFLTKSRKYTFFKPKFIFYATYLSEKIGYWRYITIFRHLEKHPENEIYPIFRFFENWCQDENRHGDFFDAIMKSQPQFLNDWKARLWSRFFLLSVFATMYLNDVQRSSFYASLGLDAREYDKYVIEKTNETAGRVFPVILDVEHPSFYQSLEKCVVNNEKLTAIASSNSPAPVKLLRKLPHYVSNGVELVKMYLIKPIRVDQLAQTVR, from the coding sequence ATGGTAGATAGCCTTAAAAAACCCCAGTTTGAGGAAGTACGTCCTGGAGTAAAAACTCCTGCACAAGAGACAATTCTCACCCCTCGCTTTTACACAACAGATTTTGATGAGATGGCTAAAATGGACATCTCGATAAATGAAGATGAATTAAGAGCAATTTTAGAAGAGTTTCGTATCGACTATAATCGCCATCATTTTGTCCGAGACGAACAATTCCAACAATCTTGGGATAATATTAGTGGTGAAACTCGTCAAGTATTTATAGAATTTCTTGAACGCTCTTGTACTGCTGAGTTTTCTGGGTTTCTGCTTTATAAAGAATTGGGTAGACGTTTAAAAGATAAAAGTCCTTTACTGGCTGAAATTTTCAACCTCATGTCACGAGATGAAGCACGTCATGCAGGATTTTTAAACAAAGCCCTATCTGACTTTAACCTTTCTTTAGACTTAGGATTTTTGACTAAAAGCCGTAAATATACCTTCTTTAAGCCAAAATTCATCTTTTATGCCACCTACCTATCAGAAAAGATTGGTTACTGGCGTTATATTACAATTTTCCGCCACTTAGAAAAGCATCCTGAAAACGAAATTTATCCTATTTTCCGTTTCTTTGAAAATTGGTGTCAGGATGAAAATCGTCATGGTGACTTCTTTGATGCGATTATGAAGTCACAACCCCAATTTCTTAACGATTGGAAAGCAAGACTATGGAGTCGTTTCTTTTTGCTCTCAGTATTTGCGACAATGTACCTCAATGATGTACAACGTTCTAGTTTTTACGCTTCTTTAGGTTTAGATGCTAGAGAATACGATAAATACGTAATTGAGAAAACCAATGAAACCGCAGGTAGAGTTTTCCCTGTAATTTTAGATGTAGAACATCCTAGTTTCTATCAGAGTCTAGAAAAATGTGTGGTTAATAACGAAAAATTAACGGCGATCGCTTCTTCTAACTCCCCTGCGCCAGTAAAATTACTACGCAAACTACCTCATTATGTTTCTAATGGTGTAGAACTTGTGAAAATGTACTTGATCAAACCAATTAGAGTAGATCAATTGGCTCAAACAGTTCGTTAG
- a CDS encoding putative acyl-CoA synthase has translation MVINSTIVDVLLDKSVHHPSQIAYTFLADGENESFSCTYQELDLQARAIAVQLLTKVNPGDRALLVYPYTAGLEFIAGFLGCLYAGVIAVTDYPRQHLKSLTQYQDRIVDCQAAIALTTKEFADRVKGLLISNPNLALKLNNLSWLESDRVNLDLASSWQKPKIDSDTLAYLQYTSGSTGQPKGVMITHGNVLHNSEVIYQSFGHHSQTKILMWLPMFHDMGLIGGVMQPLYTGLPAVLMSPIALAQKPFLWLQAISKYKITTSGGPNFAYDLLCQKVTEEQRASIDLSHWSVAFSGAEPVRAETLERFAELYQPCGFKKSAFYPCYGMAEATLFITGGNAQKYPTITYVDKIALTQDQVAVVGSDSPNAKAVVSCGHTWLGDEVIIVDPQTKTQCTTDQVGEIWTAGKGIGLGYWQREEQTQDTFQAKLVDNPHKTYLRTGDLGFMRDGELYITGRIKDMMILWGRNHYPQHIEETVVSCHRALRPNHGAAFSIEVGGEEQLVIAHEINREDLRNFNPEEVIGAIRLAVGEQNLANVFAVALLKTGTIPKTSSGKIQRRACQTMFLDGSLTTVAQWQQSAIPDTDITDLAGQFFSD, from the coding sequence ATGGTAATCAATTCCACCATAGTAGATGTTCTACTTGATAAATCGGTACACCACCCCAGTCAAATTGCCTATACTTTTTTAGCTGATGGTGAAAACGAGTCGTTTAGTTGCACTTATCAAGAATTAGATCTTCAAGCAAGAGCGATCGCCGTACAATTATTGACTAAAGTTAACCCTGGCGATCGCGCTTTACTAGTATATCCGTATACGGCAGGTTTAGAGTTTATCGCTGGTTTTTTGGGTTGTCTTTATGCTGGAGTTATTGCTGTTACCGATTATCCCCGACAACATCTTAAATCCTTAACTCAGTATCAAGATAGAATAGTTGATTGTCAAGCTGCGATCGCTCTAACTACCAAAGAATTTGCCGACAGGGTAAAAGGATTATTGATTAGTAATCCAAATTTAGCATTAAAACTTAATAATCTGTCTTGGCTCGAAAGCGATCGCGTTAATTTAGATTTGGCTTCTAGCTGGCAAAAACCAAAAATTGATAGTGATACCCTTGCCTATTTACAATATACTTCAGGTTCAACAGGACAGCCTAAAGGGGTAATGATTACCCACGGTAACGTTCTACATAATTCTGAGGTAATTTATCAGTCTTTCGGTCATCATTCTCAAACCAAAATTTTGATGTGGTTGCCAATGTTTCACGATATGGGCTTAATTGGTGGGGTAATGCAGCCTCTATATACAGGTTTACCTGCGGTGTTGATGTCTCCCATTGCTTTGGCACAAAAACCCTTTCTTTGGTTACAGGCAATATCTAAATATAAAATTACTACCAGTGGTGGGCCCAACTTCGCCTACGATCTTTTGTGTCAGAAGGTTACGGAGGAACAACGGGCAAGTATAGATTTAAGTCATTGGTCGGTGGCTTTTTCGGGTGCTGAACCTGTTAGAGCCGAAACCCTAGAGAGATTTGCCGAATTATATCAACCCTGTGGATTTAAAAAATCAGCCTTTTATCCCTGTTATGGTATGGCTGAGGCGACATTATTTATTACTGGGGGAAACGCCCAAAAATATCCAACTATCACCTATGTAGATAAAATTGCTTTAACTCAAGATCAAGTTGCAGTAGTAGGGTCAGATTCTCCCAATGCCAAAGCTGTAGTTAGTTGCGGTCATACTTGGTTGGGAGATGAAGTGATTATTGTTGATCCTCAAACTAAAACTCAATGTACAACTGACCAAGTTGGGGAAATTTGGACAGCAGGTAAGGGCATTGGTCTTGGATATTGGCAAAGGGAAGAACAAACTCAAGATACTTTCCAAGCTAAACTTGTGGATAATCCCCATAAAACCTATCTACGCACAGGGGATTTAGGATTTATGCGAGATGGCGAATTATATATTACAGGGCGCATCAAAGACATGATGATCCTTTGGGGACGTAATCATTATCCTCAACACATAGAAGAAACAGTAGTCAGTTGCCATCGGGCTTTGCGTCCTAATCATGGGGCTGCTTTTAGTATTGAAGTGGGGGGGGAAGAACAGTTAGTAATAGCCCACGAAATTAACCGTGAGGATTTGCGTAACTTCAATCCAGAAGAGGTTATTGGGGCAATTCGTTTAGCCGTGGGAGAACAAAACCTGGCTAATGTTTTTGCCGTAGCCCTACTAAAAACTGGTACTATTCCTAAAACTTCTAGTGGTAAAATACAACGTCGTGCCTGTCAAACTATGTTTCTCGATGGCAGTTTAACTACTGTGGCGCAGTGGCAACAGTCGGCAATACCTGATACAGATATTACTGATCTAGCAGGACAATTTTTTAGTGATTAA